The Aquidulcibacter paucihalophilus genomic interval CTTGTATCGCAGGAGTTCGCGATGAGACCGGATGTCGAGGCCATGAAGGCCGACATCGAGCAGAGCATCGCTCTGCTCAGGAGGCGTCTTTGACTGGGATGTCGCGCTTCGAAAACTTGATGAGCTGAACGCGCGGGTCGAGGACCCGACGCTGTGGAACGACCCCGAGGCGGCCCAGGCCGTTTCGCGCGACCGCTCGCGCCTGGCCGCCCAGATCGACACCGTCCGCGAGATGGAGACCGGTCTGGAGGAGGGCGTGATGCTCGCCGACATGGCCGATGAGGAAGGCGACGAGGCGACGCTGGAAGAGGCGCGTGCCTCGCTCAAGGCGATCAAGGATCGCGCCGGCCGCGCCGAGCTGGAAGCCCTGCTGTCCGGCGAGGCCGACGGCAATGACGCCTATCTGGAAGTGAACTCCGGTGCCGGCGGCACCGAGTCCTGCGACTGGGCCGGGATGCTGCTGCGGATGTATTCCCGCTGGGCCCGGGCCCACGGTTATGAGGTCGAGCTGGAGGCCGAGGAATCGGGCGACCAGGCGGGCATCAAGTCGGCCACCATCCTGATCACCGGGCCCAACGCCTATGGCTGGCTGAAGTCGGAATCGGGCGTGCACCGGCTGGTGCGCATCAGCCCGTATGACGCGGCGGCCAAGCGGCACACCTCCTTCGCCTCGATCGGGGTTTCGCCGGTGGTGGACGACGCCATCGAGATCGACATCAATCCCTCGGACGTGCGCACCGACACCTATCGCGCCTCGGGCTCGGGCGGTCAGCACATCAACAAGACGGACTCGGCGGTGCGTCTGACGCACATTCCGACCAATACGGTCGTGGCCTGCCAGGCCGGCCGGTCGCAGCACCAGAACCGCGAACAGGCGTGGAAGATGCTGCGGGCGCGTCTCTACGAACTGGAACTGCAGCGGCGTGAGGCGGCGGCCCAGGCCGTGGCCGATGCCAAGACCGACATCGGCTGGGGCCACCAGATCCGGTCCTACGTCCTGCAGCCCTATCAGATGGTCAAGGACCTGCGGACCAACGTCGAGACCTCGGACACCCAGGGCGTCCTGGACGGCGACCTGGACATGTTCATGGGCGCAGCCCTGGCAGCCAGGGTCGGCGAGACGCGCGGCAGCACCGTGGAATAGAAAAAGGCCCCGGATCGCTCCGGGGCCTTTTGTCTTTCAGACCTGATGGATCAGGCCGAAGGACCCTTCATGTCGATGATCTGCGGCGCGGGCTCGTGCGCGGCGGGACGCGGGGCCGGCGTCGGAGCCGGGGCCTCGCGGCGGCCTTGCAGGACGCGGCCCTGGAAATAGGCACCGATGTCGATCGACATCTGTTCGGCGGTGATGTCGCCGTCGACATAGGCGGTGGCGATCAGTTTGACCTGCTTGCCCGAGATGCCGCCGACGATACGGCCGCGAACCTCGACATAGTCGGCCGAGACATTGCCCTCGACGGCGCCGGTTTCACCGACGATCAGCCGGCCGACGCGGACGTCGCCCTTGATCGAGCCGTCGATCTGCAGATCGCCGCCACCGGTGATGCCGCCCTCGAACTGGAGATCGGCCGACAGGGTCGACAGACCGCGGGGGCTCGGCGCGGCCGGAGAGGCGGCGCGGGCAGGGGCCGCCGACGAACCGCCCGGCATGGGCAGATCGGGCAGCGGCGGGATGGATGAACCGTTGTCAGCGCGGGGCTGGGGCGACGGGGCGGGGGATTTAGTCTTGTTGAACAAGTTGGTCTCCGGCTCTCATGAAGCGGGCGGGGTTTTGGGGGCGGCCGTTCATCCACACTTCATAGTGCAGATGCACGCCCGTGGAGCGTCCTGTGGTTCCCATGGCGCCGACACGCTGGCCGAGCGTGATCCGCTGGCCGGGCTGGACAGCAGTGGCGTTCAGGTGGGCGTAGCGCGTCTTGAAACCGCGACCATGATCTATCTCAACGGTGTTGCCATACCCTGAACGAACGCCGACGAAAGACACGATCCCGGGCGCCGGGGCGTAGATGGGCGTGTTCAGCGGGGCCGCGAAGTCCTGACCCTGATGCAGGGCGGGGCGGCCGTTGAACGGGTCGAAGCGGACGCCGAAGCCGGAGGTGGTGCGGGCCTGGGTCGGGCGGCGGAAGGGCATGCCCTCCGCGGCATTGGCCAGCGAGCGCATGTCGGACAGATTGTCCGCGGCGTGCCGGATGCGCACGGCGAAGGCCTCATCCACATCCAGAACGGCGGCCAGGGCCCGGGGATCGCGCGCCTCGACCAGCGGCCCGCCCAGCGCGGCGTCATGCGGGGTGTAGGCGGCCGGGTTCAGGCCGGCGAGGCGGAAGGCCAGCCGCAGCCGTTCGGCGCGGGTCTGGGCCTCGGTCTCGGCGCGGGCGATCAGCCGCTCCTGGTCCATGCGCACGGCGATCATCCGCTGGACCGGCGAAGAGCGATCGGGATTGAGGGCCGGGGCGGGGCGCAGCGCCTGCTCGGCACCCTCGACGCCGCGGAACATGCCCATGACCTGGGTCAGGGCCGCGTGGCGGCGCTCGACCATCTGGGCCATTTCATCGAGCGAGCCGGTGGTGGCGGTCATGCGCACCACGGCGCTGTCCAGTCGGGCCTGCAGGTCGGCGTTCATCCGCTCGGAGGCGGCGCGGGCGCTGGCGACGGTTCGATCCGTCTGACTCTGCGCCACCATGTCGAAGATCATGCTGCCCGAGGCGAGGGCGGTCCAGCCGCCCAGCAGGACCGCGGCGACCGCGGCGGCCGCCTGTTTGCCGGGTGTCAGGGCCCAGGCGCGGACGGACTCGCCATCGCGCAGGTAGAGATATCGGGTCGGAAACCACTTTCCGATCAGAGACCGCCTGACAGTCGGCTCTTGTTCGGTCATCACGCAACGCCCCCAGAACGTACGACGAGGGGTTATGCGCCATGGTCCAGCTTGGGTACAAGTGTGTTCACGTCTTGTTAACCACGCTGAATGGTGTTCACGCGAAGAACGACGGTATTCAGTCCGATTATTCGCTTGTGAGGCGAGTCTGCGAATCTATGGAACGCCGGTTACATCTCCGGCGGTGTCGGTTCAGAGAGATTCGACCGCCGCCAAAACTTCCGCAGCGTGACCCTTGACTGACACCTTGCGCCAGACGCGCCGTACGACGCCGGCGCCGTCGATCAGGAAGGTGGCCCGTTCGATGCCCATGTATTCGCGGCCGTAGAGCTTCTTCTCGACCCAGACGCCCCAGGCCTCGGTCACGTCCTCGGGTTCGTCGGAGGCAAGGATGACCTTGAGGTCGTATTTGGTCCGGAAGCGGTCGAGCTTCTTCACCGGGTCACGGGAGACGCCGATGACGGTCGCGCCCGCCGCGGCAAAGGCGTCGATGTGCTCGGAGAAGTCCCGCGCCTCATTGGTGCAGCCCGGCGTGTCGGCCTTCGGATAGAAATAGAGCACGACCTTGCGGCCCTTGAGCCCGTCGAGGGACACGCGGCCGCCGTCGGCCGTGGCCATGTCGAACGCGGGAGCTTTCGAACCTTCGGTGATGTCAGTCATTGCGGGCTTTCAAACGGGACGGACGAGGACGATCTTCTTCTTGCCGGCGGCCAGTTTGAGCACGCCGTCGGCATTGACGTCGGACGCCTCGATCAGCCGGGCGCCATCGGCGATGGCGGTGTCGTTCAGACGCAGGCCGCCGCCCTGGGCCAGACGGCGGGCCTCGCCGTTGGAAGCGGTCAGGCCGGCCTTTGTGGTCAGGGACGCGATCATGGCACCGATCACTTCGTCCGCGGGCAGTTCGACGGTGGGAAGGCCCGCCGACGTTTTGCCGTCCTCGAAGGCCAGCTTTGCCGTTAGTTGGGCAGCCAAGGCTTCAGTTTCGCCATGCAGAAGCGTGGTGGCCTCTGTGGCCAGCCGGATCTTCGCATCATTGATGCCGGCGCCCTCAAGCACCTCCAGCCGGGCGATCTCATCGAGCGGCAGGTCCGTGAACAGGCGCAGGAATTTGCCCACGTCGGCATCGTCGACGTTGCGCCAGAACTGCCAGTAGTCGTACGGCGACAGCTGTTCGGCGTTCAGCCAGACGGCACCCTGGGCCGTCTTGCCCATCTTGCCGCCGGAGGCGGTGGTCAGCAGGGGGGTGGTCAGGCCGAAAGCGGCCTTCTGGTCCACGCGGCGCACCAGATCCACGCCCGAGACGATGTTGCCCCACTGGTCGGAGCCGCCCATCTGCAGGGTGCAGCCATGGGCGCGGTTCAGCTCGAGGAAGTCCACCGACTGCATCAGCATGTAGTTGAACTCGAGGAAGGTCATCGGCTGTTCGCGTTCCAGCCGCAGCTTGACCGAGTCGAAGGCCAACATCCGGTTGATTGTGAAATGCGTGCCGTATTCGCGCAGGAATTCGACATAGCCGTAGGTCGACAGCCACTGGTCGTTGTCGAGCAGGATGGCGTCGGTCGGGCCGTCGCCGAAGGTCAGGAATTTTTCGAACACCGTCTTGATGGAGGCAATGTTCGACTGGATGGTCTCGTCGGTCAGCTGGGGACGCGAGGCATCCTTGCCGGTCGGGTCGCCGACCTTGGTCGTGCCGCCGCCCATCAGGACGATGGGCTTGCCGCCGGCCTGCTGCAGCCGGCGCAGCATCATGATCTGGATCAGGCTGCCGACGTGCAGCGACGGTGCAGTGGCGTCGAAGCCGATGTAGCCGGTGACCACGCCGTCGGCGGCCGCCGCGTCGAGCTCGGCCGGGTGGGTGATCTGATGGATGTAGCCGCGCGCCTGGAGGGTTCGCAGGAAGTCGGACTTGAAATTCTGGTCGCTCATGGCGGCTCCGTTAGCAGGGATGCCGGCGGGCGTCATGGGAGTTTGCGCGCCGGTGTGGGCGGCGCGTGGGTTCGCTGGCCGCTCGTCAGATCGAGAGGCGGTAATACAGGCCGGGAGTGATGGCGCGGGCGAACATGAGCCTTGGCGTAGCCGTCACCGTTGACCGGCGTCAAGGGCGCGCTATCGAAGGAGGATGCTGGTCACCCTCAA includes:
- the prfB gene encoding peptide chain release factor 2 (programmed frameshift) → MRPDVEAMKADIEQSIALLRRRLDWDVALRKLDELNARVEDPTLWNDPEAAQAVSRDRSRLAAQIDTVREMETGLEEGVMLADMADEEGDEATLEEARASLKAIKDRAGRAELEALLSGEADGNDAYLEVNSGAGGTESCDWAGMLLRMYSRWARAHGYEVELEAEESGDQAGIKSATILITGPNAYGWLKSESGVHRLVRISPYDAAAKRHTSFASIGVSPVVDDAIEIDINPSDVRTDTYRASGSGGQHINKTDSAVRLTHIPTNTVVACQAGRSQHQNREQAWKMLRARLYELELQRREAAAQAVADAKTDIGWGHQIRSYVLQPYQMVKDLRTNVETSDTQGVLDGDLDMFMGAALAARVGETRGSTVE
- a CDS encoding polymer-forming cytoskeletal protein; its protein translation is MFNKTKSPAPSPQPRADNGSSIPPLPDLPMPGGSSAAPARAASPAAPSPRGLSTLSADLQFEGGITGGGDLQIDGSIKGDVRVGRLIVGETGAVEGNVSADYVEVRGRIVGGISGKQVKLIATAYVDGDITAEQMSIDIGAYFQGRVLQGRREAPAPTPAPRPAAHEPAPQIIDMKGPSA
- a CDS encoding M23 family metallopeptidase codes for the protein MTEQEPTVRRSLIGKWFPTRYLYLRDGESVRAWALTPGKQAAAAVAAVLLGGWTALASGSMIFDMVAQSQTDRTVASARAASERMNADLQARLDSAVVRMTATTGSLDEMAQMVERRHAALTQVMGMFRGVEGAEQALRPAPALNPDRSSPVQRMIAVRMDQERLIARAETEAQTRAERLRLAFRLAGLNPAAYTPHDAALGGPLVEARDPRALAAVLDVDEAFAVRIRHAADNLSDMRSLANAAEGMPFRRPTQARTTSGFGVRFDPFNGRPALHQGQDFAAPLNTPIYAPAPGIVSFVGVRSGYGNTVEIDHGRGFKTRYAHLNATAVQPGQRITLGQRVGAMGTTGRSTGVHLHYEVWMNGRPQNPARFMRAGDQLVQQD
- the bcp gene encoding thioredoxin-dependent thiol peroxidase; this encodes MTDITEGSKAPAFDMATADGGRVSLDGLKGRKVVLYFYPKADTPGCTNEARDFSEHIDAFAAAGATVIGVSRDPVKKLDRFRTKYDLKVILASDEPEDVTEAWGVWVEKKLYGREYMGIERATFLIDGAGVVRRVWRKVSVKGHAAEVLAAVESL
- the tyrS gene encoding tyrosine--tRNA ligase, which produces MSDQNFKSDFLRTLQARGYIHQITHPAELDAAAADGVVTGYIGFDATAPSLHVGSLIQIMMLRRLQQAGGKPIVLMGGGTTKVGDPTGKDASRPQLTDETIQSNIASIKTVFEKFLTFGDGPTDAILLDNDQWLSTYGYVEFLREYGTHFTINRMLAFDSVKLRLEREQPMTFLEFNYMLMQSVDFLELNRAHGCTLQMGGSDQWGNIVSGVDLVRRVDQKAAFGLTTPLLTTASGGKMGKTAQGAVWLNAEQLSPYDYWQFWRNVDDADVGKFLRLFTDLPLDEIARLEVLEGAGINDAKIRLATEATTLLHGETEALAAQLTAKLAFEDGKTSAGLPTVELPADEVIGAMIASLTTKAGLTASNGEARRLAQGGGLRLNDTAIADGARLIEASDVNADGVLKLAAGKKKIVLVRPV